In Odontesthes bonariensis isolate fOdoBon6 chromosome 20, fOdoBon6.hap1, whole genome shotgun sequence, a genomic segment contains:
- the LOC142370415 gene encoding polypyrimidine tract-binding protein 2-like isoform X2: protein MDGIGDVAVGVKRGSDELNMYSNSVSDGASNGNDSKKLRVEEAPPSRVIHIRKLPNEASDTEVIALGLPFGKVTNILTLKGKNQAFLEMGTEETAITMVNYYNTVPPHVRNVPVFLQYSNHKELKTDASNQRTQAVLHAVSAVQSPGSDVQEVLAAASSPVLRIIIDNMFYPVTLDVLQQIFSKFGTVMKIITFTKNNQFQALLQFSDPVNAQHAKLALDGQNIYNSCCTLRIDFSKLVNLNVKYNNDKSRDYTRPELPAGDGQPSLDPAVAAALGKDSSSLLGALNPLSAAAAAAAAAGRVALAGHAVSSGVLLVSNLNEEMVTPQSLFTLFGVYGDVQRVKILYNKKDSALIQMSDSNQAQLAMSHLNGQKMYGKIIRVTLSKHQTVALPRDGLDDQGLTKDYANSPLHRFKKPGSKNFQNIFPPSATLHLSNVPQDGTEEDLRLLFSNTGGTVKAFKFFQDRKMALLQMSTVEEAIQALIDLHNYNMGNNQHLRVSFSKSTI, encoded by the exons ATGGACGG CATCGGTGATGTTGCAGTTGGAGTGAAG aGAGGATCCGATGAGCTGAACATGTACAGCAACAGTGTGAGCG ATGGGGCTTCCAACGGCAACGATAGTAAGAAGTTAAGGGTGGAGGAAGCACCGCCGTCACGTGTGATCCACATCAGGAAGCTGCCCAATGAGGCCTCTGATACTGAAGTCATCGCTCTTGGCCTACCTTTTGGCAAAGTCACCAACATCCTCACACTGAAGGGAAAGAACCAG gCCTTCTTGGAGATGGGAACAGAGGAGACGGCCATCACTATGGTTAACTACTACAACACAGTACCTCCGCATGTCCGCAATGTCCCCGTCTTTCTTCAGTACTCTAATCACAAAGAGCTCAAAACGGATGCTAGCAATCAG CGGACTCAGGCGGTACTGCATGCGGTGTCGGCAGTCCAGTCGCCAGGTTCAGATGTTCAGGAGGTTCTTGCTGCAGCCTCTAGTCCTGTGCTGCGAATCATCATCGACAACATGTTCTACCCTGTAACGCTGGATGTACTGCAACAG ATTTTCTCCAAGTTTGGCACAGTAATGAAGATAATCACCTTCACCAAAAACAATCAGTTTCAAGCTCTTCTGCAGTTCAGTGATCCTGTCAATGCGCAGCATGCCAAACTG GCACTGGACGGTCAGAACATCTACAATTCATGTTGCACTCTACGCATTGACTTTTCAAAGCTGGTTAACCTAAATGTTAAGTACAACAACGATAAGAGTCGTGACTACACCCGACCCGAGCTGCCAGCTGGTGACGGGCAGCCCAGCCTGGACCCCGCTGTGGCTGCTGCCCTCGGTAAAGACTCCAGCTCCCTCCTCG GAGCCCTGAACCCTCTGagtgctgcagcagctgctgctgctgctgcagggaggGTAGCCCTTGCTGGACATGCAGTATCCAGTGGGGTTCTGCTTGTAAGCAACCTTAATGAGGAG ATGGTTACGCCccaaagtctgtttaccctctTCG GAGTGTATGGCGATGTCCAGAGGGTGAAGATTCTGTACAATAAGAAGGACAGTGCGCTCATTCAGATGTCTGACTCCAATCAGGCCCAGCTCG CAATGAGCCATCTGAATGGCCAAAAGATGTACGGGAAGATAATCCGGGTGACGCTGTCCAAGCATCAGACGGTGGCACTGCCTCGGGACGGCCTGGACGACCAGGGCCTCACCAAGGACTACGCCAACTCGCCACTTCATCGCTTCAAAAAACCTGGTTCCAAGAATTTCCAGAACATCTTCCCGCCTTCTGCCACTCTTCACCTCTCCAATGTCCC GCAAGATGGGACGGAGGAAGATCTCCGGCTGCTCTTCTCCAACACAGGGGGCACCGTGAAAGCATTCAAGTTTTTTCA GGATCGCAAAATGGCTCTGCTCCAGATGTCAACAGTGGAGGAGGCTATCCAAGCTTTGATTGACCTTCATAATTACAACATGGGAAATAACCAGCACCTGAGAGTTTCTTTCTCAAAGTCCACCATTTAA
- the LOC142370415 gene encoding polypyrimidine tract-binding protein 2-like isoform X1, translated as MDGIGDVAVGVKRGSDELNMYSNSVSDGASNGNDSKKLRVEEAPPSRVIHIRKLPNEASDTEVIALGLPFGKVTNILTLKGKNQAFLEMGTEETAITMVNYYNTVPPHVRNVPVFLQYSNHKELKTDASNQRTQAVLHAVSAVQSPGSDVQEVLAAASSPVLRIIIDNMFYPVTLDVLQQIFSKFGTVMKIITFTKNNQFQALLQFSDPVNAQHAKLALDGQNIYNSCCTLRIDFSKLVNLNVKYNNDKSRDYTRPELPAGDGQPSLDPAVAAALGKDSSSLLGKIPGALNPLSAAAAAAAAAGRVALAGHAVSSGVLLVSNLNEEMVTPQSLFTLFGVYGDVQRVKILYNKKDSALIQMSDSNQAQLAMSHLNGQKMYGKIIRVTLSKHQTVALPRDGLDDQGLTKDYANSPLHRFKKPGSKNFQNIFPPSATLHLSNVPQDGTEEDLRLLFSNTGGTVKAFKFFQDRKMALLQMSTVEEAIQALIDLHNYNMGNNQHLRVSFSKSTI; from the exons ATGGACGG CATCGGTGATGTTGCAGTTGGAGTGAAG aGAGGATCCGATGAGCTGAACATGTACAGCAACAGTGTGAGCG ATGGGGCTTCCAACGGCAACGATAGTAAGAAGTTAAGGGTGGAGGAAGCACCGCCGTCACGTGTGATCCACATCAGGAAGCTGCCCAATGAGGCCTCTGATACTGAAGTCATCGCTCTTGGCCTACCTTTTGGCAAAGTCACCAACATCCTCACACTGAAGGGAAAGAACCAG gCCTTCTTGGAGATGGGAACAGAGGAGACGGCCATCACTATGGTTAACTACTACAACACAGTACCTCCGCATGTCCGCAATGTCCCCGTCTTTCTTCAGTACTCTAATCACAAAGAGCTCAAAACGGATGCTAGCAATCAG CGGACTCAGGCGGTACTGCATGCGGTGTCGGCAGTCCAGTCGCCAGGTTCAGATGTTCAGGAGGTTCTTGCTGCAGCCTCTAGTCCTGTGCTGCGAATCATCATCGACAACATGTTCTACCCTGTAACGCTGGATGTACTGCAACAG ATTTTCTCCAAGTTTGGCACAGTAATGAAGATAATCACCTTCACCAAAAACAATCAGTTTCAAGCTCTTCTGCAGTTCAGTGATCCTGTCAATGCGCAGCATGCCAAACTG GCACTGGACGGTCAGAACATCTACAATTCATGTTGCACTCTACGCATTGACTTTTCAAAGCTGGTTAACCTAAATGTTAAGTACAACAACGATAAGAGTCGTGACTACACCCGACCCGAGCTGCCAGCTGGTGACGGGCAGCCCAGCCTGGACCCCGCTGTGGCTGCTGCCCTCGGTAAAGACTCCAGCTCCCTCCTCGGTAAGATCCCAG GAGCCCTGAACCCTCTGagtgctgcagcagctgctgctgctgctgcagggaggGTAGCCCTTGCTGGACATGCAGTATCCAGTGGGGTTCTGCTTGTAAGCAACCTTAATGAGGAG ATGGTTACGCCccaaagtctgtttaccctctTCG GAGTGTATGGCGATGTCCAGAGGGTGAAGATTCTGTACAATAAGAAGGACAGTGCGCTCATTCAGATGTCTGACTCCAATCAGGCCCAGCTCG CAATGAGCCATCTGAATGGCCAAAAGATGTACGGGAAGATAATCCGGGTGACGCTGTCCAAGCATCAGACGGTGGCACTGCCTCGGGACGGCCTGGACGACCAGGGCCTCACCAAGGACTACGCCAACTCGCCACTTCATCGCTTCAAAAAACCTGGTTCCAAGAATTTCCAGAACATCTTCCCGCCTTCTGCCACTCTTCACCTCTCCAATGTCCC GCAAGATGGGACGGAGGAAGATCTCCGGCTGCTCTTCTCCAACACAGGGGGCACCGTGAAAGCATTCAAGTTTTTTCA GGATCGCAAAATGGCTCTGCTCCAGATGTCAACAGTGGAGGAGGCTATCCAAGCTTTGATTGACCTTCATAATTACAACATGGGAAATAACCAGCACCTGAGAGTTTCTTTCTCAAAGTCCACCATTTAA